In one Saimiri boliviensis isolate mSaiBol1 chromosome 3, mSaiBol1.pri, whole genome shotgun sequence genomic region, the following are encoded:
- the LOC104652447 gene encoding LOW QUALITY PROTEIN: uncharacterized protein LOC104652447 (The sequence of the model RefSeq protein was modified relative to this genomic sequence to represent the inferred CDS: inserted 6 bases in 4 codons; deleted 1 base in 1 codon; substituted 2 bases at 2 genomic stop codons): MARGQSTPLCHRPHPVRKEAGGTVASAFGLQGIWVPLAVGGHGGPRGQAAXQGPAGQPGQGGRVKGQEASARTRCGVNSPHXGRNRPEGLSIRVCCSRARRAREAXRSGQRLHVGLGQWPXSCVVGSTEDPAALAPPPPGSXFPPCGHSKGRHQRGQRCWGLHPTLSLTTPYHPVQRRPRRWEXCEGCPHLACCGCRPASC, from the exons ATGGCAAGAGGCCAGTCCACCCCCCTTTGTCACCGACCACATCCCGTGAGGAAAGAGGCTGGAGGGACTGTGGCATCTGCATTTGGCCTGCAGGGAATCTGGGTCCCCCTGGCTGTGGGTGGCCACGGAGGGCCGCGTGGTCAGGCTG CCCAAGGCCCCGCAGGCCAACCTGGTCAGGGTGGGAGGGTGAAGGGACAGGAAGCCTCAGCCCGGACCAGGTGTGGTGTGAACAGCCCACA GGGCCGGAACCGTCCAGAAGGCCTCAGCATACgggtctgctgcagcagagccAGGAGGGCACGGGAGGC CAGGTCCGGGCAGAGGCTCCACGTGGGGCTCGGCCAGTGGCCGTGATCATGCGTGGTTGGTAGCACTGAGGACCCTGCAGCCTTGGCACCCCCCCCA CCCGGGAGCTGATTTCCTCCATGTGGTCACAGCAAAGGCAGGCACCAGAGGGGCCAAAGGTGTTGGGGGCTGCACCCCACCCTCTCCCTTACCACCCCTTACCACCCCGTCCAGCGACGTCCACGTAGATGGG GTTGTGAGGGGTGTCCACACCTGGCCTGCTGCGGCTGCCGCCCAGCTTCCTGCTAG